The Legionella cincinnatiensis genome includes a region encoding these proteins:
- a CDS encoding peptidylprolyl isomerase produces MIVISTSKGDIHIQLDTENTPATAENFLNYVRSGFYNNTIFHRVIAGFMIQGGGLDSEMKQKTTHEPIKNEAKNAKPNKRGSIAMARTMDPHSATAQFFINVVDNPFLNYSGDHMQGYGYCVFGEVVDGMDIVDAIAKVKTGQHMGHADVPVEEISIIDVKEI; encoded by the coding sequence ATGATCGTTATTAGTACATCTAAAGGTGATATTCATATACAGTTAGATACAGAGAATACTCCAGCAACAGCAGAAAATTTTCTTAATTATGTGCGCAGTGGTTTTTATAATAATACCATTTTTCATCGTGTTATTGCGGGTTTTATGATTCAAGGAGGGGGGCTTGATTCTGAAATGAAACAAAAGACGACTCATGAGCCTATCAAAAATGAAGCAAAGAATGCGAAACCAAATAAGCGAGGTTCTATCGCAATGGCTCGCACCATGGACCCTCATTCTGCAACGGCTCAATTTTTTATTAATGTTGTTGATAATCCATTTTTAAATTATAGCGGTGATCATATGCAAGGATATGGTTATTGTGTTTTTGGTGAAGTTGTTGACGGTATGGATATTGTGGACGCTATTGCCAAGGTAAAAACAGGACAACATATGGGGCATGCAGATGTCCCAGTAGAGGAAATAAGTATTATCGACGTGAAAGAGATATAA
- a CDS encoding trimeric intracellular cation channel family protein: MLLHSLFIIGICVEAITGALAAGRKKMDFFGVMLIASIAALGGGTVRDTLFNTYPLTWVIHPEYLLYTSLCAFLTIFIAHSLIRIIKIFLILDALGLSTFVIIGTQKALHHGLSPSIAIISGMITGICGGMLRDILCNDIPLVLRKELYAVIALAGALLFITLEYFHIPENINVIITFASIFAARLLAIFFHIEIPIFDYSESIKKRKRKP; encoded by the coding sequence ATGTTACTTCATTCTTTATTTATCATCGGTATTTGCGTTGAAGCGATTACAGGCGCATTGGCTGCGGGGCGCAAAAAAATGGACTTTTTTGGTGTTATGCTTATTGCAAGTATTGCTGCATTAGGTGGCGGAACAGTAAGAGATACGCTGTTTAATACTTATCCATTAACTTGGGTTATTCATCCTGAGTACCTCTTGTATACATCGTTATGTGCTTTTCTAACTATATTTATTGCCCATTCCCTAATCCGGATTATTAAGATCTTTTTAATACTTGATGCATTGGGCTTATCTACTTTTGTTATTATTGGCACTCAAAAAGCACTCCATCATGGGTTATCACCTAGTATTGCCATTATTAGCGGCATGATAACAGGCATCTGTGGCGGGATGTTACGCGATATTTTATGTAATGATATTCCCTTGGTATTGAGAAAAGAACTTTATGCAGTGATTGCACTTGCCGGCGCATTGCTTTTTATCACTCTAGAATATTTTCATATCCCAGAAAATATTAATGTGATTATTACATTTGCCAGTATTTTTGCTGCTCGCCTATTAGCGATTTTCTTTCATATTGAAATACCCATTTTCGATTATTCAGAAAGTATCAAAAAACGCAAACGAAAGCCCTAA
- a CDS encoding helix-turn-helix domain-containing protein: MEKTNLAKQFANRLRDAMVAAGYNSQRSTSGVCIHKLSEITGYSLQICRKYLRGEAIPEPVKLVDIAAKLQVSPGWLLFGDPLHDQGISQDKISISKNLLHYIFTKASCLYNSALSEPEISRFLLELINDVSLINANEDQSKKIIDLALASAKHFYKP; encoded by the coding sequence ATGGAAAAAACCAACTTGGCGAAACAATTTGCTAATCGTTTGCGTGATGCAATGGTTGCTGCGGGGTATAACTCCCAACGCTCTACCTCTGGAGTATGCATCCATAAGCTTTCTGAAATTACCGGGTATTCACTACAAATATGCCGTAAGTATCTTCGTGGTGAAGCCATCCCTGAACCGGTGAAACTAGTAGATATTGCAGCAAAACTTCAAGTGTCTCCTGGTTGGCTATTATTTGGTGACCCCCTCCATGATCAAGGTATCTCGCAAGATAAAATTTCTATTAGCAAAAATTTGCTTCACTATATCTTCACAAAAGCATCATGCCTCTATAACAGCGCCTTATCAGAACCCGAAATATCTCGTTTTTTACTGGAACTAATTAATGATGTCAGCCTAATTAATGCAAATGAAGATCAATCCAAAAAAATTATTGATTTAGCGTTAGCCTCAGCAAAACATTTTTATAAGCCTTAA
- a CDS encoding MarR family winged helix-turn-helix transcriptional regulator, producing the protein MNNILKDPNEKKEQREMQSEQRSKSIILALRMIMQQMDFHSRRLNKCYGLTVPQIVCLYEIYENGIMTISTLSKRVYLSMSTLVGVIDRLEEKEFVLRTRDNKDRRIIYIDITEKGREFVGAAPYLLHNRLNENLQALDENEQITLANSINLLVNLLKDI; encoded by the coding sequence ATGAATAATATTTTAAAAGACCCTAATGAGAAAAAAGAACAGCGGGAGATGCAATCTGAGCAGCGCTCTAAGAGTATTATTCTTGCTTTACGCATGATCATGCAACAAATGGATTTTCATTCCCGAAGGTTAAATAAATGCTATGGTTTAACCGTACCACAAATTGTATGCCTGTATGAAATTTACGAAAATGGGATTATGACAATCTCAACTCTTTCTAAAAGAGTCTATTTATCAATGAGTACTTTAGTAGGGGTAATAGATCGATTGGAAGAAAAAGAATTTGTTCTTCGCACACGAGATAATAAAGATCGCCGTATCATTTATATTGATATAACCGAAAAAGGGAGAGAATTTGTAGGCGCCGCCCCCTACCTTCTCCATAATAGGTTAAATGAAAACCTCCAAGCTTTAGACGAAAATGAGCAGATAACTCTTGCTAACTCGATTAATTTACTGGTGAATTTGTTAAAAGATATATAA
- a CDS encoding carboxylate-amine ligase — protein MRSQLNESLSQLTEDIPQPNSQEEICFNSGGILTLGVEIELQLIDAETYNLCSRAEDILAAMSHLEKIKPEFYLSTIEVNTNKCKMVQDVEDDLYATLFELQHVSKKLGILLSTTGSHPFSKYSDWEISPTARYLDLIDRNQWLTRRMSVYGLHVHLGMSSGEECIRFNNFFMYFLPHLLALSSSSPFWQGIDTGLASCRPTTYEALPTAGQPYHVRSWQDFEHLYRTLKSCGSIKSLKDLWWDLRPSPNFGTLEIRVCDGTATLAETLALVALIHALAHWFADNGSWLESVAYPPYWLSRENKWRAIRYGLDAELVMNTEGKIKLMREDIHEWIEKLKPYIEQLNYHTYFATLQAIMSSGTSTERQRKVFAYNKCFKDVVKHNVSEFLLQVPLYRRELIVS, from the coding sequence ATGCGAAGTCAACTCAACGAATCCTTATCACAATTAACTGAAGATATTCCTCAACCCAATAGTCAAGAAGAAATTTGTTTTAATAGTGGGGGAATCCTCACTTTAGGTGTAGAAATTGAGCTGCAACTCATCGATGCCGAAACCTACAATCTGTGTTCCAGAGCAGAGGATATTCTTGCTGCTATGTCTCATTTGGAAAAAATTAAGCCAGAATTTTACTTAAGCACCATTGAAGTAAACACGAACAAATGTAAGATGGTTCAGGATGTTGAAGATGATCTTTATGCAACATTATTTGAACTTCAACATGTATCGAAAAAACTTGGAATTTTACTTTCAACAACAGGCTCACACCCATTTTCTAAATATTCTGACTGGGAGATTTCACCGACAGCTCGTTATCTGGATTTAATTGATCGTAATCAATGGCTTACGCGCCGTATGAGTGTCTATGGTCTACATGTACATCTGGGTATGTCGAGTGGGGAAGAATGCATACGATTTAATAATTTCTTTATGTATTTTCTCCCCCATTTGTTAGCCCTTTCTTCAAGTTCCCCATTTTGGCAAGGAATAGACACTGGACTTGCTTCATGTCGTCCGACTACCTATGAGGCTCTTCCTACAGCAGGTCAACCTTACCATGTGCGCTCGTGGCAGGATTTTGAGCATTTGTATAGAACACTAAAGTCATGTGGTTCCATAAAATCGCTTAAGGATTTATGGTGGGATCTAAGGCCAAGTCCAAATTTTGGAACATTGGAGATTCGTGTCTGTGATGGTACGGCGACACTTGCGGAAACCTTGGCCCTGGTTGCATTGATACATGCTCTTGCCCATTGGTTTGCCGATAATGGAAGTTGGCTTGAGTCCGTAGCCTATCCTCCTTACTGGCTTTCTCGAGAAAACAAATGGAGAGCAATTCGCTATGGTTTAGATGCGGAATTGGTGATGAACACAGAGGGCAAAATCAAATTAATGCGTGAAGATATTCATGAGTGGATAGAAAAATTAAAACCTTACATTGAGCAACTTAACTATCACACCTATTTTGCAACGCTTCAAGCGATTATGAGTTCAGGAACAAGTACTGAGCGCCAAAGAAAAGTGTTCGCGTACAATAAATGTTTTAAAGATGTTGTGAAACATAACGTGAGTGAATTTTTACTGCAAGTTCCTTTATATAGGCGTGAGTTGATTGTTTCTTGA
- the thrS gene encoding threonine--tRNA ligase, with protein sequence MPNIKLPDGSVKQFEAPLTVYDVAHSISPGLAKAALAGRVDNRLVDTSYLIKNDCALVILTEKQEESLEVIRHSTAHLLAQAVKSIFPSAQVTIGPVIEDGFYYDFAFQRAFTPEDLELIEAKMVELAKANYPVTRRELPRDEAIQYFKSIGEEYKAKIIADIPKDEVLSLYKQGDFEDLCRGPHVPATGFLKAFKLTKVAGAYWRGDSNNEMLQRIYGTAWADKKALADYLFRLEEAEKRDHRKLGKSLELFHFQDIAPGMVFWHPKGWTIYQELERYMRHRLADFGYQEIKTPQLVDRVLWEKSGHWANFRDEMFVTETENRHYAVKPMNCPCHVQVFNQGLKSYRDLPLRFSEFGNCHRCEPSGSLHGLMRVRNMVQDDAHIFCTEDQIQSEVAMMLELVQSVYIDFGFKEIKYRLALRPEKRVGSDEVWDKAEAALKQAMKDRNIEWVDAPGEGAFYGPKIECSLSDCLGRIWQCGTIQVDFSMPGRLDAIYIAEDGSKQTPVMVHRAILGSFERFMGILIEHYAGKLPLWLSPVQAVIMTISEKQNEYAEKVTQILQKRGIRANFDLRNEKIGFKIREHTLQKIPYLLVIGDKEVESGQVAVRTREGTDLGVMTIDTICDTLMQEIAQKGSIIN encoded by the coding sequence ATGCCAAACATTAAATTGCCTGATGGAAGTGTAAAACAGTTTGAAGCACCTTTAACTGTATATGATGTTGCTCATAGTATAAGTCCTGGGCTTGCTAAGGCTGCTTTGGCTGGTCGTGTTGATAACCGATTAGTTGATACTTCTTATCTGATTAAAAATGATTGTGCATTAGTGATTCTTACTGAAAAACAAGAAGAGAGTCTTGAAGTTATTCGTCACTCTACTGCTCATTTATTAGCACAAGCTGTTAAAAGTATTTTTCCTTCAGCTCAAGTAACTATTGGCCCAGTAATTGAAGATGGCTTTTATTATGATTTCGCTTTTCAAAGAGCGTTTACTCCCGAAGATTTGGAGTTAATCGAAGCCAAAATGGTGGAGTTAGCAAAAGCAAATTATCCTGTGACTCGTAGAGAATTGCCACGTGATGAGGCAATCCAGTATTTTAAGAGTATTGGTGAAGAATATAAAGCAAAGATTATTGCTGATATTCCTAAAGATGAAGTGCTTTCGTTATACAAACAAGGGGATTTTGAAGATCTCTGTCGTGGTCCTCATGTTCCTGCAACTGGTTTTTTAAAAGCATTCAAATTGACTAAAGTGGCAGGAGCATATTGGCGTGGTGACTCCAATAATGAAATGTTACAGCGTATTTATGGTACTGCTTGGGCTGACAAAAAGGCACTGGCTGATTATTTGTTCCGTTTGGAGGAAGCTGAAAAACGTGATCATCGTAAATTAGGTAAGAGTTTGGAGCTATTTCACTTCCAAGATATTGCACCGGGAATGGTTTTTTGGCATCCCAAAGGTTGGACCATTTATCAAGAGTTGGAACGTTATATGCGTCATCGCTTGGCCGACTTTGGTTATCAAGAAATTAAAACACCTCAGTTAGTTGATCGTGTGCTTTGGGAAAAGTCAGGCCATTGGGCTAATTTTAGAGATGAGATGTTTGTTACTGAAACAGAAAATCGTCACTATGCTGTAAAACCAATGAATTGTCCTTGTCATGTCCAAGTATTTAATCAAGGCTTAAAAAGTTATAGAGATTTACCTTTAAGATTTTCAGAGTTTGGTAATTGCCACCGATGTGAACCATCAGGATCATTACATGGTCTCATGCGAGTTCGCAATATGGTTCAAGATGATGCTCATATTTTTTGTACTGAAGATCAAATTCAATCAGAAGTGGCAATGATGTTAGAGTTAGTCCAATCGGTATACATTGATTTTGGGTTTAAAGAAATTAAGTATCGCTTGGCATTACGCCCTGAAAAAAGAGTAGGCAGTGATGAAGTTTGGGATAAGGCTGAAGCAGCTTTAAAACAAGCGATGAAAGACAGAAATATAGAATGGGTTGATGCGCCAGGTGAAGGTGCTTTTTATGGGCCCAAAATTGAATGCTCCTTATCTGATTGCTTAGGTAGAATTTGGCAATGTGGTACGATACAAGTTGATTTTTCGATGCCTGGACGTTTGGATGCTATTTATATTGCCGAAGATGGGAGCAAACAAACTCCAGTCATGGTGCATCGTGCTATCCTAGGATCATTTGAACGCTTCATGGGGATTTTGATCGAACATTATGCAGGAAAGCTGCCTTTGTGGTTGTCGCCGGTGCAAGCAGTAATCATGACAATTAGTGAAAAACAAAACGAGTATGCAGAAAAAGTAACACAAATTTTGCAAAAAAGAGGAATTCGTGCCAACTTTGACTTGAGAAATGAGAAAATTGGTTTTAAAATTCGCGAGCATACTTTACAAAAAATCCCATATCTATTAGTAATAGGGGATAAAGAAGTTGAGTCAGGCCAAGTTGCTGTGCGAACCCGAGAAGGTACAGACTTAGGTGTGATGACAATAGATACAATTTGTGATACCTTGATGCAAGAAATTGCTCAAAAAGGGTCAATTATTAATTAA
- the infC gene encoding translation initiation factor IF-3 produces the protein MSAPTKRESDRARINEQINVPEVRLIDVDGNQAGIVSTREALRAAEEGGLDLVEISPTAKPPVCRIMDYGKFLFELSKKQAEARKKQKQIQVKELKFRPTTEDGDYQVKLRNLIRFLNHGDKVKITLRFRGREMAHQELGMKILERIQQDTAEFAVVEQQAKREGRQLLMVLSPKKTKS, from the coding sequence ATTAGTGCACCAACTAAGCGTGAAAGTGATCGCGCACGAATTAATGAACAGATCAATGTACCTGAGGTACGCTTAATTGATGTCGATGGTAATCAGGCAGGAATTGTTTCCACACGTGAAGCCCTGCGTGCAGCGGAAGAAGGTGGATTGGATCTTGTGGAAATTTCTCCAACAGCCAAACCTCCCGTATGCCGTATTATGGATTACGGTAAGTTTCTCTTTGAGCTGAGTAAAAAACAAGCCGAAGCTAGAAAAAAGCAGAAGCAAATTCAGGTTAAAGAATTAAAATTCCGTCCAACGACGGAAGATGGAGATTATCAGGTCAAGCTACGCAACCTGATCCGTTTCCTAAATCATGGTGATAAAGTCAAAATTACACTGCGGTTTCGTGGTCGTGAGATGGCTCATCAAGAGCTGGGCATGAAAATTCTTGAGCGTATACAGCAAGACACGGCTGAGTTTGCCGTTGTGGAACAGCAGGCCAAGCGCGAAGGAAGACAGCTATTGATGGTATTATCGCCCAAAAAAACTAAAAGCTGA
- the rpmI gene encoding 50S ribosomal protein L35 — protein MPKLKSHRGASKRFRKTASGAIKRRGAYRNHILTKKSTKQKRHLRVEAGTLKPCDARLAERMLHGS, from the coding sequence ATGCCGAAGTTGAAGTCACATCGCGGAGCGTCTAAACGCTTCCGTAAAACAGCAAGTGGCGCGATTAAACGTCGCGGTGCTTATAGAAATCATATCCTCACTAAAAAGTCCACTAAGCAAAAACGTCATTTGCGCGTAGAAGCTGGAACTTTAAAGCCATGCGATGCACGTTTGGCAGAACGTATGTTGCACGGTAGTTAA
- the rplT gene encoding 50S ribosomal protein L20, with translation MPRVKRGVIAKARHKKVMDQAKGYYGARSRTYRMAKQAVIKAGQYAYRDRRQKKRQFRALWITRINAQARECGLSYSRLIDGLKKASIELDRKVLADLAVHDKVAFAAIAEQAKAALAK, from the coding sequence ATGCCAAGAGTTAAACGTGGTGTGATCGCCAAAGCGCGTCACAAAAAGGTTATGGATCAGGCAAAAGGTTATTACGGCGCTCGTAGTCGAACCTATCGCATGGCCAAACAAGCAGTAATTAAAGCAGGTCAATACGCATATCGTGATAGACGTCAGAAAAAACGTCAGTTTCGTGCATTGTGGATCACTCGTATTAATGCACAAGCTCGTGAGTGTGGTTTATCATACAGCCGCTTAATTGATGGATTGAAAAAAGCATCAATTGAATTGGATAGAAAAGTATTGGCTGATCTAGCTGTTCATGACAAAGTAGCTTTTGCTGCAATTGCAGAACAAGCTAAGGCTGCATTAGCAAAATAG
- the pheS gene encoding phenylalanine--tRNA ligase subunit alpha translates to MQDIITIQEQAAEAIENAQDVSGLELIRVDFLGKKGKLTEILKSLAHLSAEEKPKVGQLVNQVKRDISTLIETKMLELKQKQLLEKLSAERIDITLPGRKKESGSLHPVTQVKHRINEFFSRMGFDIVDGPEIESEFYNFEALNIPVHHPARAMHDTFYFGDGRLLRTHTSPVQIRTMEQRKPPFRLIAPGRVYRCDSDLTHTPMFHQVEGLLVDKQATLASLKGLLHDFFADFFGRQLALRFRPSYFPFTEPSAEVDIECTQCSGEGCRSCKFTGWLEVLGCGMVHPNVLTAVNISPEEYQGWAFGMGMDRLAMLYYGIDDLRMMFENDLSFLSQF, encoded by the coding sequence ATGCAGGATATCATCACCATACAAGAACAGGCTGCTGAAGCGATTGAAAATGCTCAGGATGTCTCTGGATTAGAGTTAATTCGCGTTGATTTTTTGGGTAAGAAAGGAAAGCTCACTGAAATTTTAAAAAGTCTTGCTCATTTATCCGCTGAAGAAAAACCTAAAGTAGGCCAACTTGTGAATCAAGTAAAACGTGACATCAGTACTTTGATTGAAACGAAAATGCTTGAACTGAAACAAAAACAACTCTTAGAAAAGCTGTCAGCTGAACGTATTGATATAACACTTCCTGGTCGCAAGAAAGAGAGTGGGTCCTTACATCCAGTAACCCAAGTAAAGCATCGAATTAATGAATTTTTTAGCCGTATGGGCTTTGATATTGTTGATGGTCCCGAAATTGAATCTGAATTTTATAATTTTGAGGCACTGAATATTCCCGTGCATCATCCAGCCCGTGCGATGCATGATACTTTTTATTTTGGTGATGGTCGCCTTTTACGAACACATACTTCGCCGGTACAAATTCGTACCATGGAACAACGCAAACCTCCATTTCGGTTAATAGCTCCAGGAAGAGTCTATCGTTGTGACTCTGATCTGACGCACACACCGATGTTTCATCAGGTTGAAGGGCTACTGGTGGACAAACAGGCTACTTTAGCGAGTTTAAAAGGTCTACTACACGATTTTTTTGCTGATTTTTTTGGTCGTCAATTAGCATTGCGGTTTAGACCCTCGTATTTTCCTTTTACAGAACCTTCGGCTGAGGTTGATATTGAATGTACTCAATGTAGTGGTGAAGGCTGTCGTTCCTGTAAATTTACTGGGTGGTTAGAGGTTTTAGGTTGTGGTATGGTGCATCCTAATGTTCTAACAGCAGTAAATATCTCGCCTGAGGAATATCAGGGGTGGGCATTTGGTATGGGTATGGATCGATTAGCCATGTTGTATTATGGAATAGATGACTTGCGTATGATGTTTGAAAATGACCTGTCTTTTTTAAGTCAATTTTGA
- the pheT gene encoding phenylalanine--tRNA ligase subunit beta, whose translation MKLSKLWLREWVDFSLSEQELASQLTMAGLEVDAVSPVAGEFSHVIVAEVLSTKPHPNADKLTLCEVNANTEKPLQIVCGASNVRDGLKVALAMVGARLPGGFNIKESKLRGALSQGMLCSVSELGMAEQSDGIMELGSDAPVGMDLREYLTLDDHILDIDLTPNRADCFSVLGVAREVAVLNQLPLLEKEISAVTPSIDDAFPIQLNNPEACSRYCGRVIRKINTQTNTPLWMSERLRRSGIRSVHPVVDVMNYVMLELGQPMHAFDLNAINGEINVRYSNQQEQLKLLDGQELTLNEKVLVIADQERPLAMAGIMGGEASSVQAHTTDVFLESAFFNPIVIAGVARKFGLFSDSSQRFERGVDPNVQIRALERATALILEIVGGEAGPIIEVSNQKYLPSTVHFSFNTEKVKNLTGLNISLKEMRRFLEGLGITITREQNHFLEVIIPSYRFDIQRDEDLVEEIIRLYGYDNLHAEPVYTRVQAGKTCGNEAIATMLARWFASKGYHETISYSFVDPELQHELYPQKEFMQLLNPISSELSQMRAGMWPGLIASLIYNVHRQQNEVKFFEIGVVFDVHQGQLKERPCIAGLLMGEQGSVNWSETTRWYDFFDLKGDLQSLFASLKLKQVEFVAATHEALHPGQSAQININGVPSGWIGTLHPRLADALDLNHDVLLFEINLEALIGHESPRYKPISKYPQIRRDLSFLVDNNIEVMQIESVVRTTVKENWLKSFDVFDVYTGEGIPLGKKSLAISITIQDESRTLVDTEINSLIDAIINTLENKFSIILRE comes from the coding sequence ATGAAATTAAGTAAATTGTGGTTACGTGAATGGGTAGATTTCTCATTATCTGAACAAGAATTGGCAAGCCAACTAACTATGGCTGGTTTGGAGGTGGATGCAGTAAGCCCTGTAGCAGGAGAGTTTTCTCATGTAATCGTTGCTGAAGTTCTTAGCACAAAACCTCATCCTAATGCAGATAAATTGACTTTATGTGAAGTAAACGCAAATACAGAGAAACCCTTGCAAATCGTTTGTGGTGCTTCGAATGTAAGAGACGGATTAAAAGTGGCTCTAGCCATGGTTGGGGCACGCTTGCCAGGTGGTTTTAATATTAAAGAATCAAAGTTACGAGGAGCGCTTTCACAAGGAATGCTCTGCTCCGTCAGTGAGTTGGGAATGGCAGAGCAATCTGATGGAATTATGGAGTTAGGAAGTGACGCGCCTGTAGGAATGGATTTGCGCGAGTATCTGACTCTTGATGATCATATATTGGATATTGATTTAACGCCTAACCGAGCAGATTGTTTTAGTGTTTTAGGTGTTGCGCGTGAAGTTGCTGTATTGAATCAACTACCCTTATTAGAAAAAGAGATTTCCGCGGTTACTCCAAGTATTGACGATGCATTCCCAATACAATTGAACAATCCAGAAGCATGCTCACGTTATTGTGGTCGTGTTATTCGCAAGATAAATACTCAAACAAATACCCCTTTATGGATGAGTGAGCGTTTACGCCGAAGTGGCATTCGCTCCGTTCATCCTGTTGTTGATGTAATGAATTATGTCATGCTTGAGTTAGGTCAACCCATGCATGCTTTTGATTTGAATGCAATCAACGGTGAAATAAATGTACGCTATAGTAATCAGCAAGAGCAATTAAAATTACTTGATGGCCAAGAATTAACCTTGAATGAGAAAGTATTGGTGATTGCAGATCAAGAAAGGCCGTTGGCAATGGCCGGCATTATGGGCGGAGAAGCAAGCTCTGTGCAGGCACATACCACTGATGTATTTTTAGAAAGTGCTTTTTTTAATCCCATAGTAATTGCAGGAGTAGCTAGAAAGTTTGGTTTATTTAGTGATTCATCACAACGTTTTGAACGAGGTGTAGATCCTAACGTACAAATAAGAGCTTTAGAAAGAGCTACAGCATTAATTTTAGAAATTGTTGGTGGTGAGGCTGGACCTATTATTGAAGTCTCTAATCAAAAATATTTGCCGAGTACAGTACATTTTTCTTTCAATACAGAAAAAGTTAAAAATTTGACTGGACTTAATATTTCTCTGAAGGAAATGAGGCGTTTTCTTGAGGGTTTAGGTATCACGATTACACGAGAGCAAAATCATTTTCTAGAGGTTATTATTCCTTCATATCGCTTTGATATTCAGCGAGATGAGGACTTGGTAGAGGAAATAATTCGTCTTTATGGATATGATAATTTACATGCAGAACCAGTATATACGCGAGTACAGGCAGGAAAAACATGCGGTAATGAAGCAATAGCAACGATGCTTGCGCGCTGGTTTGCAAGTAAAGGATACCACGAAACGATCAGTTACAGTTTTGTTGATCCTGAATTACAACATGAGCTTTATCCACAGAAAGAGTTTATGCAATTACTGAATCCTATTTCTTCTGAGTTATCGCAAATGCGTGCTGGGATGTGGCCTGGTTTAATTGCATCACTGATTTATAACGTACACCGCCAACAAAATGAGGTTAAGTTTTTTGAAATTGGTGTTGTTTTTGATGTACACCAAGGGCAGCTAAAAGAACGTCCTTGCATTGCAGGTTTGTTGATGGGGGAGCAAGGGAGTGTTAATTGGAGTGAAACGACTCGATGGTATGATTTTTTTGACTTAAAAGGAGATCTTCAATCTTTATTCGCTTCATTAAAACTAAAGCAAGTAGAGTTCGTTGCCGCAACTCATGAAGCATTACATCCTGGACAATCTGCTCAAATCAATATAAATGGCGTTCCCTCAGGTTGGATAGGAACATTGCATCCGCGTTTAGCAGATGCTTTGGATTTAAACCATGATGTTCTTCTTTTTGAAATTAACTTAGAGGCATTAATAGGACATGAATCGCCACGTTATAAACCGATTTCAAAATATCCTCAAATTCGCAGGGACTTATCATTTTTAGTCGATAATAATATCGAGGTCATGCAAATCGAATCAGTAGTAAGAACTACTGTAAAAGAAAATTGGTTAAAATCTTTTGATGTCTTTGATGTATATACTGGAGAAGGTATTCCTTTAGGGAAGAAAAGCTTGGCGATTTCTATAACAATTCAAGATGAAAGTCGTACTTTGGTTGATACCGAGATTAATTCTTTAATTGATGCTATAATCAATACGTTAGAGAATAAATTTTCAATCATATTGAGGGAGTAA
- a CDS encoding integration host factor subunit alpha yields the protein MNALSKAIMAETLCDELKLSKPASKEMVENFFEELRHALEHGHHVKLSGFGNFTLRDKPQRPGRNPKTGEEIPVVARRVVTFKPGLKLKSKIESIGK from the coding sequence GTGAATGCATTGAGCAAAGCTATAATGGCAGAGACCTTGTGTGATGAATTAAAATTGTCCAAACCTGCATCGAAAGAGATGGTCGAAAATTTTTTTGAAGAATTACGACATGCTCTTGAGCATGGACATCATGTAAAATTATCTGGATTTGGTAATTTTACCCTAAGAGATAAGCCACAAAGGCCAGGTAGAAACCCAAAGACTGGAGAGGAAATTCCCGTAGTGGCTAGAAGGGTTGTGACTTTTAAACCAGGTTTGAAGCTAAAAAGCAAAATTGAATCTATAGGAAAATAA
- a CDS encoding (2Fe-2S) ferredoxin domain-containing protein, with product MNYYSKHIFLCTNKKAAGKQCCANSGGEEYFDYIKSRLLELEMHGPGKVRISKTGCLGRCSSGPCIVIYPEGVWYTYSSFADIDEIIEKHLISGSIVNQLLIDPV from the coding sequence TTGAACTATTACTCGAAACATATTTTTTTATGTACCAACAAAAAGGCAGCAGGTAAACAATGTTGCGCTAATTCTGGTGGAGAAGAGTACTTTGATTATATAAAATCACGGCTTTTAGAGCTGGAAATGCATGGCCCGGGAAAAGTTCGCATTAGCAAAACAGGTTGTCTTGGCCGCTGCAGTTCAGGTCCTTGTATTGTGATCTATCCTGAAGGTGTGTGGTATACTTATTCATCTTTTGCTGATATTGATGAAATCATAGAAAAACATTTAATTTCTGGTAGTATTGTGAATCAGTTGTTAATCGATCCAGTGTGA